A single Cyprinus carpio isolate SPL01 chromosome A6, ASM1834038v1, whole genome shotgun sequence DNA region contains:
- the LOC109083613 gene encoding transcription factor HES-1: MPADIMEKNSSSPVAATPASMNTTPDKPKTASEHRKSSKPIMEKRRRARINESLGQLKTLILDALKKDSSRHSKLEKADILEMTVKHLRNMQRAQMTAALNTDPTVLGKYRAGFSECMNEVTRFLSTCEGVNTEVRTRLLGHLASCMTQINAMNYPTQHQIPAGPPHPSFSQPMVQIPSATQQANAVPLSGVPCKSGASSNLTSDATKVYGGFQLVPATDGQFAFLIPNAAFAPNGPVIPVYANNSSTPVPVAVSPGAPSVTSDSVWRPW; the protein is encoded by the exons ATGCCTGCCGATATCATGGAAAAAAACTCCTCGTCTCCGGTTGCCGCGACTCCGGCGAGCATGAACACTACACCTGATAAACCCAAAACGGCTTCAGAGCACAGAAAG TCTTCTAAACCCATTATGGAGAAAAGAAGAAGAGCGAGAATCAACGAAAGCTTGGGTCAGCTGAAAACGTTAATCTTGGATGCTCTAAAAAAAGAT AGCTCCAGGCACTCTAAACTTGAGAAAGCGGACATCCTGGAGATGACAGTGAAACACCTCAGAAACATGCAGCGGGCACAAATGACCG CTGCCCTGAACACGGATCCCACCGTTCTTGGGAAATACAGGGCTGGATTCAGTGAATGTATGAACGAGGTGACCCGGTTCCTGTCTACCTGTGAAGGGGTTAACACCGAGGTCAGGACCCGGCTGCTGGGTCACTTAGCCAGCTGCATGACACAAATCAACGCTATGAATTATCCAACACAGCACCAGATACCTGCCGGGCCTCCTCATCCATCCTTCAGTCAACCAATGGTTCAAATCCCCAGCGCGACTCAGCAAGCCAACGCTGTGCCTCTTAGCGGAGTCCCTTGCAAAAGCGGGGCTTCCTCCAACTTGACTTCTGACGCAACAAAAGTATACGGAGGTTTCCAGCTTGTGCCGGCAACGGACGGACAGTTCGCCTTTTTGATTCCCAACGCTGCCTTTGCTCCAAACGGTCCCGTTATTCCAGTGTATGCCAACAATTCCAGCACACCGGTTCCGGTGGCCGTGTCTCCGGGAGCACCGTCCGTCACGTCAGATTCCGTTTGGCGGCCTTGGTAg